From one Paenibacillus terrae HPL-003 genomic stretch:
- a CDS encoding nucleoside hydrolase: MSQTNVYFNHDGGVDDLVSLFMLLQMEQVHLTGVSVIPADGYLEPATDASRKIIDRFGRNKGPVEVAKSNSRGKNPFPAAWRLHSFYVDALPVLNESGQMEAPLSALPAHQHLIEKVRGAEGKTLLLFTGPLTDLARALDEAPDIEAKIDKLVWMGGTFEKGNVEEPEHDGTAEWNVFWDPEAAYRVWQSGITIDLVALESTSKVPLTPAVRNRWASERRYEGVDFLGNCYAGCPPLVYSETNSTYYLWDVLTTASVGRPDIVKKKTVHCSVIADGPSQGRTVEQADGRPVNLVYDTDPEAFFTYMADLAKLAAPKRY, encoded by the coding sequence ATGAGTCAGACAAACGTGTATTTTAATCATGATGGTGGAGTAGATGATCTGGTATCCCTGTTTATGCTGCTTCAGATGGAGCAAGTTCATTTGACCGGAGTATCGGTTATTCCAGCAGATGGTTACCTGGAGCCTGCGACGGATGCCAGCCGTAAAATTATTGATCGTTTTGGCCGAAATAAAGGGCCTGTGGAAGTTGCTAAATCTAATTCACGCGGTAAAAATCCATTTCCTGCCGCTTGGCGTTTACATTCCTTTTATGTAGATGCATTGCCAGTGCTGAATGAATCGGGACAAATGGAAGCGCCGCTTTCAGCTCTGCCGGCTCATCAGCATCTGATCGAAAAGGTGCGTGGAGCCGAAGGCAAAACACTGCTCCTGTTCACTGGACCGCTGACCGATCTGGCACGCGCGCTGGATGAGGCACCGGATATTGAAGCGAAAATTGACAAGCTGGTATGGATGGGCGGTACCTTTGAAAAAGGTAATGTAGAGGAGCCTGAGCATGACGGCACAGCAGAATGGAATGTGTTCTGGGACCCGGAAGCAGCATATCGGGTATGGCAAAGCGGTATTACCATTGATCTGGTGGCACTGGAAAGCACAAGCAAAGTGCCATTAACGCCAGCCGTACGCAATCGTTGGGCTTCCGAGCGCCGCTATGAAGGCGTAGATTTCCTGGGCAACTGCTACGCAGGCTGTCCGCCGCTTGTCTATAGCGAGACGAACTCGACCTACTACCTGTGGGATGTGCTAACTACCGCATCAGTGGGACGTCCGGATATTGTAAAGAAAAAGACGGTACATTGCAGCGTCATCGCAGATGGCCCAAGTCAGGGCAGAACCGTGGAACAAGCGGATGGCCGCCCTGTTAATCTCGTATATGACACAGACCCGGAAGCCTTTTTTACGTACATGGCGGATTTGGCCAAGCTGGCTGCTCCCAAGCGTTATTAG
- a CDS encoding aspartyl-phosphate phosphatase Spo0E family protein: MVSNLNASGDGLLAIIEELRSELITKAQHAAFTDPSIIELSQRLDHYVVLAQQRKKRN, encoded by the coding sequence ATGGTATCCAATCTGAATGCATCCGGGGATGGTTTGCTGGCCATCATTGAAGAATTGCGCAGCGAGCTTATTACAAAGGCACAGCATGCGGCCTTTACCGACCCTTCCATTATAGAGCTAAGTCAACGTCTGGATCATTATGTAGTCCTTGCCCAGCAAAGAAAAAAGAGAAACTAA
- a CDS encoding pentapeptide repeat-containing protein: MFFYTDEVYEARDFGSMDAREGEWRNCEFTRCRFRGVEMNESLVEDCTFVDCDFTGAILNASHYKESAFTNCLFTSANLFVARFDNCKLVGSDFAGANMDGITITGGDWSYTNLRHADLRKQDLRKIRFKEADLSQCNLEKADLREADLTRARLHKAQLQGTDLRGAKMDGVNFKDLDITGAKLDIQQAVAVARSYGAKVEG; encoded by the coding sequence ATGTTCTTTTATACTGATGAGGTCTATGAAGCGCGTGATTTTGGTTCGATGGATGCCCGAGAAGGCGAGTGGAGAAATTGTGAGTTTACTCGCTGTCGCTTTCGGGGTGTGGAGATGAATGAATCTCTAGTGGAAGACTGTACTTTTGTAGATTGTGATTTTACCGGAGCCATCCTGAATGCCTCTCATTACAAGGAGTCTGCCTTTACGAATTGTCTGTTTACCAGCGCGAATCTGTTTGTGGCCCGGTTTGATAATTGCAAGCTGGTAGGCTCAGACTTCGCGGGGGCAAATATGGACGGGATCACGATTACGGGCGGAGACTGGTCATACACGAACTTGCGTCATGCAGATTTAAGGAAGCAGGATTTGCGAAAAATACGATTCAAGGAAGCTGACCTGTCCCAATGTAATTTGGAAAAGGCAGATTTGCGCGAAGCAGATCTTACCCGGGCAAGATTGCATAAGGCGCAGCTTCAAGGAACGGACTTGCGTGGTGCGAAGATGGATGGCGTGAATTTTAAAGATTTGGATATCACCGGAGCCAAGCTCGACATCCAGCAGGCGGTAGCCGTGGCCCGATCCTATGGAGCGAAGGTGGAAGGGTAA
- a CDS encoding MarR family winged helix-turn-helix transcriptional regulator, whose translation MNFNFHNDSIRGVLHSFGQEDAEVDNMETFVTFARLANGIFREIDTDLTKLGVSQGRIIVLSLLHCHAPHRMTPSELSEKADVTRGTMTGLIDGLERDGMIERVAHERDGRMVTVGLKEAGRELLVTVVPYYTKLIRACMAEFTTEDHEMMKGLLGKMKRGFERSLPKC comes from the coding sequence ATGAATTTTAATTTTCATAATGACTCTATACGCGGGGTGCTGCACAGCTTTGGACAAGAGGATGCCGAAGTGGACAATATGGAGACTTTTGTGACTTTTGCGCGCTTGGCTAACGGTATTTTTAGAGAAATAGATACCGATCTTACCAAGCTGGGAGTCTCTCAGGGCCGAATCATCGTCCTTAGCCTATTGCACTGCCATGCGCCGCACCGGATGACACCATCAGAGCTGTCAGAAAAGGCCGATGTGACGCGGGGAACCATGACGGGGCTAATCGACGGTCTGGAGCGGGATGGCATGATTGAACGGGTGGCTCACGAGAGGGATGGACGAATGGTAACTGTCGGACTAAAGGAGGCAGGACGAGAGCTGCTGGTAACGGTAGTGCCTTATTACACCAAGCTGATCCGTGCATGTATGGCCGAGTTTACGACAGAGGATCATGAGATGATGAAGGGCTTGCTCGGGAAAATGAAAAGGGGTTTTGAACGTTCCCTGCCGAAATGCTGA
- a CDS encoding ATP-dependent DNA helicase, which translates to MTGTGDRMKEPIHISVRPLVEYVHRSGSIHGGFRSNSSMLEGTRVHQLIQKSYKEHDRKEVHLHAEIPYKDALFIVEGRCDGLIELDGIWTVDEIKSVSIPLEDIPGDGQPVHWAQAFLYAYMIAREEQHNSMQAQLTYVQAHSGEIRRFRRELSFAELETFALRMVEGYAPYAFLLRAHAEKRNASIAALAFPFDTYRSGQRPLAGSVYKTIAEGVNLFAKAPTGIGKTVSTLFPAIKAIGEGLVSRVYYVTARTTTRAAAEEAYAKMQAQGLHMHVVTLTAKDKICFKDENDCDAGACSMCEGYYDRINGAVSDILANETLMTRAVIEHYARKHRVCPFEFSLDVAYASDGIISDYNYVFDPRISLKRLLEEHKRKGVVLVDEAHNLVERGRDMFSAEIVKSSFLELKKEFKLLSPEITAAASAVNAHMITLRKLHADAGKAVEASAPQELLELLAPFVEAAERELVTGGSVSGAQRASSTGAAYALLLDTYFAAQNMLRIAALYDERYVTYIEAGRSEVRVKLLCLDPSHLLGQAMKGYRSTIYFSATLTPLAYYRDMLGAREEDYTLQVPSPFHQEQWDVRLLPLSIRYRDRERSKGAIADMLAGLAEERKGNMLVFFPSYPYLREVYEEFMARGVSADTLVQSPGMTEPERDHFLKAFQPGQERTLLGFAVLGGVFAEGVDLPGDRLNGVVVVGVGLPQIGAERDVLRDYFSEQGRNGFNYAYVYPGMNKVLQAGGRLIRTEHDEGLLVLVDDRFAKEPYASLLPEEWRSYRLTEQTGSGKEWTGHEF; encoded by the coding sequence ATGACCGGAACGGGTGATCGTATGAAGGAACCAATTCACATATCGGTGCGACCCCTTGTGGAATATGTGCATCGCAGCGGCAGCATTCACGGGGGTTTCCGCTCGAACAGCAGTATGCTGGAAGGAACACGGGTGCATCAGCTTATCCAAAAAAGCTATAAGGAGCATGACCGCAAAGAGGTGCATCTGCACGCAGAAATTCCATATAAGGATGCTCTATTTATCGTCGAGGGCCGCTGTGATGGACTGATTGAGCTGGACGGCATATGGACGGTTGATGAAATCAAGTCGGTCTCCATTCCTCTAGAAGATATTCCGGGGGATGGTCAACCCGTACATTGGGCGCAAGCGTTTCTGTACGCCTATATGATTGCCCGCGAAGAGCAGCACAATTCCATGCAGGCCCAGCTTACTTATGTACAGGCACACAGCGGAGAAATTCGGCGTTTCAGACGGGAATTATCCTTTGCAGAGCTGGAGACCTTTGCGCTGAGGATGGTCGAGGGTTATGCGCCGTATGCATTCCTGCTGAGAGCACATGCAGAGAAGCGGAATGCTAGTATTGCAGCACTGGCCTTTCCCTTTGACACCTATCGTTCAGGCCAGCGGCCTCTGGCGGGTTCGGTGTACAAGACGATTGCAGAAGGGGTCAATCTGTTTGCCAAAGCGCCTACGGGTATCGGTAAAACGGTATCTACCCTGTTTCCTGCAATCAAGGCCATCGGTGAAGGGCTGGTGAGCCGGGTATATTATGTGACGGCCCGTACCACGACCCGCGCAGCAGCAGAAGAAGCGTATGCCAAAATGCAGGCCCAAGGGCTGCATATGCATGTCGTAACCTTGACGGCGAAGGATAAAATCTGCTTCAAGGATGAAAATGATTGCGATGCCGGAGCATGCAGCATGTGCGAGGGATATTACGACCGGATCAACGGTGCGGTGTCCGATATTTTAGCGAATGAGACGTTGATGACCCGGGCGGTGATTGAGCATTATGCGCGCAAGCATAGGGTATGTCCCTTTGAATTTTCGCTGGACGTGGCGTATGCCTCGGATGGTATAATCAGTGACTATAATTATGTTTTTGATCCGCGTATTTCCTTGAAAAGACTGCTGGAGGAGCACAAGCGAAAAGGTGTTGTGCTGGTGGATGAGGCGCATAATCTGGTGGAGCGCGGCCGGGATATGTTTTCGGCGGAAATTGTGAAATCGTCTTTTTTGGAATTGAAAAAAGAATTCAAGCTGCTAAGCCCGGAGATTACCGCGGCTGCGAGCGCAGTGAACGCGCATATGATTACACTGCGTAAATTGCATGCGGATGCAGGAAAAGCAGTGGAAGCGTCCGCACCGCAAGAACTGCTGGAGCTGCTGGCGCCTTTCGTGGAAGCAGCCGAACGTGAACTGGTAACGGGGGGCAGCGTGAGCGGTGCCCAGCGTGCGAGCAGTACAGGTGCAGCTTATGCATTGCTTCTCGATACGTACTTTGCCGCTCAAAACATGCTGCGGATTGCAGCTTTGTACGATGAGCGCTACGTTACCTATATTGAGGCGGGACGCAGTGAAGTGCGGGTCAAGCTGCTCTGCCTGGATCCTTCGCATTTGCTGGGACAGGCTATGAAGGGCTATCGCTCGACGATTTACTTTTCTGCCACGTTGACACCGCTCGCGTATTACCGGGACATGCTGGGAGCGAGGGAAGAAGATTACACGTTGCAGGTTCCTTCTCCTTTTCATCAGGAGCAATGGGATGTACGCCTGCTGCCGCTCTCTATCCGTTATCGGGATCGTGAGCGCTCGAAGGGGGCCATTGCAGATATGCTAGCGGGATTGGCTGAGGAGCGTAAAGGGAATATGCTCGTGTTTTTCCCTTCCTATCCGTATCTGCGAGAGGTATATGAGGAATTTATGGCCCGGGGCGTGTCTGCGGATACGCTGGTACAAAGTCCGGGCATGACCGAACCGGAGCGGGATCACTTTCTGAAGGCTTTTCAGCCGGGACAAGAGCGTACTCTGCTCGGCTTTGCTGTACTGGGAGGCGTGTTTGCGGAAGGTGTTGATTTGCCGGGTGATCGTTTGAACGGAGTCGTAGTGGTTGGTGTCGGATTGCCGCAAATTGGCGCAGAGCGCGATGTGCTGCGGGATTATTTTTCGGAGCAAGGACGGAACGGATTCAACTATGCGTATGTGTATCCGGGGATGAACAAGGTTCTTCAGGCAGGAGGCAGGCTTATCCGTACAGAACACGACGAAGGCTTGCTAGTGCTGGTAGATGACCGGTTTGCCAAGGAGCCGTATGCTTCTTTACTGCCGGAGGAATGGAGGAGCTATCGTTTGACGGAACAGACGGGATCAGGGAAGGAATGGACAGGCCATGAATTTTAA
- a CDS encoding GGDEF domain-containing protein, producing the protein MLKELINNFALLTSFLFFGNLLSRKYERYLEKHVFLYRVMNGLMLGLFGILLMMTGLIRGNSVVDLRQLAIIISVYMGGPVSGLLAALIISMYRIYIIGGWTDISLTATVSSIMTLAVSLTFIREKSLKLGKWMSAVLGSAVVSLLATLYLFGRLRPESFTPFTTALILGGLFTYFMMHHIKKTERAIHLLEEAANRDHLTGLYSPRAFDALFEEVLHTSKATKQPFGIVMLDIDHFKNINDTYGHLNGDTVLNQLGILLNRESTRRAYPSRKGGEEFAILIGDCDSQKAASFAEKIRKAVENEPFLLNDGTIVPLTVSIGAGSFPTIAAGKLLEKVDDALYEAKRSGRNRVEIAKQ; encoded by the coding sequence ATGTTAAAAGAATTAATTAACAATTTCGCATTATTAACGAGCTTCTTATTCTTTGGAAATTTACTTTCCCGAAAATATGAACGTTACCTGGAAAAACATGTATTTCTTTATCGGGTAATGAACGGTTTAATGCTGGGCCTGTTTGGCATTCTGTTAATGATGACCGGTTTGATCCGCGGGAATTCTGTTGTCGATCTGCGCCAATTGGCTATTATCATATCTGTTTATATGGGGGGACCGGTATCTGGTCTGCTAGCCGCCCTGATCATAAGCATGTACCGTATTTACATCATCGGTGGTTGGACAGATATTTCTCTGACTGCTACTGTCAGTAGCATCATGACCCTTGCCGTTTCCCTTACCTTTATTCGAGAAAAAAGCCTAAAGCTCGGCAAATGGATGTCAGCCGTGCTTGGATCTGCTGTTGTGTCGCTGTTAGCTACTTTGTATCTGTTTGGTCGTCTCAGACCTGAATCTTTTACACCGTTCACAACCGCTTTGATACTTGGCGGCTTGTTCACTTATTTTATGATGCACCATATCAAAAAAACAGAACGGGCCATTCACCTACTGGAAGAGGCTGCGAACCGGGATCATTTAACCGGATTATACAGTCCGCGTGCTTTTGATGCGCTGTTTGAAGAGGTCCTTCATACTTCCAAGGCTACAAAACAACCTTTTGGGATCGTGATGCTGGATATTGATCACTTTAAAAATATTAATGATACGTATGGTCATTTGAACGGGGACACCGTCTTAAACCAATTGGGAATTTTATTAAACCGGGAGTCTACAAGGAGGGCATATCCCTCCCGTAAAGGCGGAGAAGAATTTGCCATTCTGATTGGAGATTGCGACAGCCAGAAAGCAGCAAGCTTTGCCGAGAAGATTCGGAAAGCTGTGGAAAACGAACCCTTTCTCTTGAATGACGGAACCATCGTTCCTCTGACGGTATCTATCGGAGCAGGCAGCTTTCCTACCATTGCAGCGGGTAAATTATTGGAGAAGGTGGACGACGCTCTATATGAAGCCAAACGCTCAGGACGCAATCGGGTAGAAATAGCAAAACAATAA
- a CDS encoding aspartyl-phosphate phosphatase Spo0E family protein produces MDLEQLKKLMEKERRELNRMATLHGLRDERVLDKSSRLDRIMDKYLHTKRAINGDNQAHP; encoded by the coding sequence TTGGACCTCGAACAATTGAAAAAACTCATGGAAAAAGAACGCCGCGAACTAAATCGTATGGCAACCTTACATGGACTAAGGGATGAACGTGTATTGGACAAATCCTCTCGGCTTGACCGAATTATGGACAAGTATCTCCACACCAAGCGAGCGATTAATGGTGACAATCAGGCACATCCATAG
- the cidR gene encoding cidABC operon transcriptional activator CidR, whose translation MDIRHLQYFLEVARLRSFTKAAQSMFITQPTISKTIKSLEDELGVALFDRIGKRIELTDAGKVIELQAQAIVKSFQSLSSELSDLMSLKKGHIRIGLPPMVGSSFFPRVIGEFHKAYPDVTIQLFEDGAKKVEQDVGAGALDIGVIVLPASGDIFETFLFVEEKLNLLVHPTHVLAERTEVPLAALAEESFVLFREDFTLHDRIIAECVRAGFQPRVVYESSQWDLISEMVAANLGIALLPEAICRELDSERLRIIPLVDPVIPWHLGMIWRKDLYLSFAAREWITFTQELLRTEYRRK comes from the coding sequence ATGGATATCCGACATTTGCAGTATTTTTTGGAGGTTGCGCGCTTGCGCAGCTTTACGAAGGCGGCCCAGAGCATGTTTATTACACAGCCGACGATCAGCAAGACAATTAAAAGCCTGGAGGATGAATTGGGCGTCGCTTTGTTTGACCGAATCGGCAAAAGAATCGAGCTGACGGATGCGGGCAAGGTGATTGAGCTTCAGGCGCAAGCGATTGTGAAGTCCTTCCAGAGCTTGTCCTCCGAGCTGAGTGATTTGATGAGCCTGAAAAAAGGACACATCCGTATCGGTCTGCCTCCCATGGTAGGATCGAGCTTTTTTCCGCGTGTCATTGGGGAATTTCACAAGGCATATCCCGATGTGACCATTCAGCTATTTGAGGATGGGGCAAAAAAAGTAGAGCAGGACGTAGGCGCGGGCGCACTGGATATCGGCGTAATTGTGCTGCCAGCGAGTGGGGATATATTCGAGACGTTTCTGTTCGTGGAGGAAAAGCTGAACTTGCTGGTTCACCCTACGCATGTACTGGCAGAGCGTACAGAGGTACCGCTGGCAGCGCTGGCGGAGGAATCGTTTGTGCTGTTCCGCGAGGATTTTACACTGCATGACCGTATTATTGCAGAGTGTGTCCGGGCTGGCTTCCAGCCGCGCGTCGTCTATGAAAGCTCACAATGGGACCTGATCAGCGAAATGGTTGCTGCGAACTTGGGGATAGCGCTGCTGCCGGAAGCGATTTGCCGTGAACTTGATTCTGAGCGATTGCGTATTATTCCACTCGTTGATCCCGTCATTCCCTGGCATCTAGGGATGATCTGGCGAAAGGATCTGTATCTGTCCTTTGCCGCGAGAGAATGGATTACGTTTACGCAGGAATTACTGCGGACGGAGTACCGAAGAAAGTAG
- a CDS encoding CidA/LrgA family protein: protein MKSFIRGVLQIAVLMAFSLILNAVVSWLHLPVPGSIIGMLILFILLQTGVIRLSWIEIGANWLLAELLLFFIPSAVGVMNYWPMLEHDGMSIMLVVLLGTFLVMACTGMIASLLGKRKEHKSS from the coding sequence ATGAAAAGCTTCATACGCGGTGTCCTCCAGATCGCCGTCCTGATGGCCTTTTCGCTCATCCTGAACGCAGTGGTCTCCTGGCTTCACCTGCCTGTACCTGGTAGCATTATCGGCATGCTGATTCTATTTATTCTGCTACAAACGGGCGTGATCCGTCTAAGCTGGATTGAGATCGGCGCAAACTGGCTGCTGGCCGAACTGCTATTATTCTTTATTCCCTCGGCTGTTGGCGTTATGAATTATTGGCCAATGCTGGAGCACGATGGTATGAGCATTATGCTGGTCGTACTGCTTGGTACCTTTCTCGTGATGGCCTGCACGGGCATGATCGCCAGTCTGCTCGGCAAACGAAAGGAGCACAAATCATCATGA
- a CDS encoding CidB/LrgB family autolysis modulator encodes MIGLLCIVLTLAIYWMAKRMYRTLPKVYMSPLLITPILIILILTLSGINYRSYNSGAHLLSMLLQPATIAFAVPLYRYFPVLKKHATQIILSVLSGSVVAVVSSMVLAKWMHLDSSLMSSLIPRSITTPIAMNVSQTIGGNPTVTAVFVILTGLSGLIIGPMIVKLFHIENEVSRGVLLGTGAHGTGTSKAFEFSSLTGTISSISMVLAALFTLAAAPFLLHLML; translated from the coding sequence ATGATCGGTCTTCTATGTATTGTATTGACGCTCGCTATTTACTGGATGGCCAAACGCATGTACCGCACGCTGCCCAAGGTGTATATGTCTCCACTACTCATTACACCGATCCTTATTATTTTAATTTTGACGCTTTCGGGTATAAATTACCGTTCCTATAATTCGGGTGCCCATTTGCTCTCCATGCTGCTCCAACCAGCCACGATTGCATTTGCCGTCCCTTTATACCGATATTTCCCTGTGCTGAAAAAACATGCGACCCAAATCATACTTAGCGTGCTGTCCGGTTCAGTCGTAGCCGTAGTATCCTCCATGGTACTCGCCAAATGGATGCATCTGGATTCCTCGCTGATGAGCAGCCTGATTCCTCGCTCCATTACGACACCGATTGCCATGAATGTTTCACAAACGATTGGCGGTAATCCGACAGTCACGGCTGTGTTCGTTATTTTAACCGGCTTGAGCGGTCTCATTATCGGCCCGATGATCGTGAAGCTGTTCCATATCGAAAATGAAGTTTCGCGCGGTGTACTGCTCGGTACCGGGGCTCATGGTACGGGTACTTCCAAAGCGTTCGAGTTCAGTTCGCTGACGGGCACTATTTCCAGCATCTCTATGGTGCTCGCCGCCCTCTTTACCTTGGCGGCTGCGCCGTTCCTGCTCCACTTGATGCTGTAA
- a CDS encoding glycerol-3-phosphate dehydrogenase/oxidase, with translation MGEFSFAAQKRAAVLGRMGREHFDILIIGGGITGAGIALDAAERGLKTALVEMQDFAAGTSSRSTKLVHGGLRYLKQFEVKMVAEVGKERAIVFENGPHVTTPERMLLPFHKGGTFNAFTTSVGLLVYDFLAGVKHSERRRMLDIRATLEREPLLKREGLKGSGSYVEYRTDDARLTIEVMKEAVARGAIAVNYAKADKLLYDDGRISGASVTDRVTGQSHEIRASLVINAAGPWVDTLREMDRSKEGKVLRLTKGVHLVFDAKRFPLRQAVYFDTPDGRMVFAIPRDGKTYAGTTDTVYTGDTAHPRMTAEDRTYVLQAINGMFPDVKLTVKDVESSWAGVRPLIYEDGKSPSEISRKDEIWESRSGLITIAGGKLTGYRKMSELVVDRAVRELGRLHGQTFRACRTRHIPISGGNVGGSAGWDAFVSGQAAAGAALGLTPETARAWATRYGSNAERLFAIAARSMKEASETEAALPVEVRVPLLYAMEQEMTVTPSDFFIRRTGALFFQIDGVNRWKQPVIALMSEHAGWSAALERQYAAELDAYLREAVTPVEAEEKPGAVKAI, from the coding sequence ATGGGAGAATTTTCATTTGCTGCGCAGAAGAGAGCGGCCGTTTTGGGGCGTATGGGGCGTGAGCATTTTGATATTTTAATTATTGGCGGCGGCATTACAGGGGCAGGGATTGCGCTGGACGCCGCTGAGCGCGGTTTGAAGACAGCGCTGGTCGAGATGCAGGATTTTGCGGCAGGTACGTCCAGCCGATCCACGAAGCTGGTGCATGGCGGCCTTCGATATTTGAAGCAGTTTGAGGTTAAAATGGTAGCCGAGGTCGGGAAGGAGCGGGCCATTGTATTCGAAAATGGCCCGCATGTGACCACGCCGGAGCGTATGCTGCTTCCGTTTCACAAGGGAGGTACGTTTAACGCATTTACCACTTCTGTCGGACTGCTGGTATATGATTTTCTCGCCGGGGTTAAGCATAGCGAACGCCGCCGAATGCTGGATATTCGGGCTACGTTGGAGCGGGAGCCTTTGTTGAAGCGGGAAGGACTCAAGGGGAGCGGCAGCTATGTGGAGTATCGTACGGACGATGCCCGCTTGACGATTGAGGTCATGAAGGAGGCTGTTGCACGAGGGGCTATAGCTGTAAACTACGCCAAGGCTGACAAGCTGCTGTATGATGACGGACGAATCAGCGGCGCGAGCGTAACGGATCGGGTAACGGGGCAGTCTCATGAAATCCGCGCTTCGCTGGTTATTAACGCTGCCGGACCGTGGGTGGATACGCTGCGGGAGATGGATCGGTCCAAAGAAGGCAAGGTGCTCCGTCTGACTAAAGGAGTCCATCTGGTGTTCGACGCCAAGCGATTCCCGCTCAGACAGGCCGTTTATTTTGATACACCCGATGGACGGATGGTATTTGCCATTCCACGTGATGGGAAAACGTACGCAGGTACAACTGACACGGTATATACAGGGGATACAGCCCATCCCCGAATGACCGCTGAAGACCGGACATATGTACTCCAAGCAATCAATGGCATGTTCCCTGATGTGAAGCTGACCGTCAAAGATGTGGAATCCAGTTGGGCAGGTGTACGGCCGCTCATCTATGAGGATGGCAAAAGCCCTTCGGAAATTTCCCGCAAGGATGAAATTTGGGAATCCCGCTCGGGCCTGATCACGATTGCGGGTGGCAAGCTGACAGGCTACCGGAAAATGTCCGAGCTCGTCGTAGACCGCGCGGTACGGGAGCTGGGGCGCTTGCATGGGCAGACTTTCCGGGCATGCCGCACCAGGCACATCCCGATCTCGGGCGGCAACGTAGGCGGCTCCGCCGGTTGGGATGCCTTCGTGAGCGGGCAAGCGGCAGCAGGTGCTGCGCTCGGGTTGACCCCAGAGACGGCTAGAGCATGGGCCACCCGATACGGCTCCAATGCGGAGCGGCTGTTTGCCATTGCGGCACGCAGCATGAAGGAGGCCAGCGAGACAGAAGCCGCGCTGCCCGTGGAAGTGCGTGTCCCGCTCCTGTATGCCATGGAGCAGGAAATGACGGTGACACCGTCTGATTTTTTCATACGCCGCACCGGAGCGTTGTTTTTTCAGATTGACGGGGTGAACCGCTGGAAGCAGCCCGTCATTGCGCTGATGTCTGAGCATGCAGGCTGGAGCGCCGCGCTAGAGCGCCAATATGCGGCAGAGCTGGACGCTTATTTACGGGAAGCCGTGACACCTGTTGAGGCAGAGGAGAAACCCGGCGCTGTTAAAGCGATTTGA
- a CDS encoding glycerol-3-phosphate responsive antiterminator produces the protein MSFQGQRILPAAKHMKQLEDILDSSYEYAVFLDTHVAQLRSLHQLARDHNKRMLLHADLVQGLKNDEYAAEYLCQEIKPFGIISTRSGVIATAKKKGILAVQRVFILDTIALEKSYALVEKTRPDYIEVLPGIVPPLITEVSERTGIPVLAGGLIRTPEDVEAALAAGATAVTTSNKQLFEHYKQ, from the coding sequence ATGTCATTTCAGGGACAACGCATTTTGCCTGCGGCTAAGCATATGAAGCAGTTGGAGGATATTTTGGACAGCTCCTATGAGTATGCGGTTTTTCTGGATACGCACGTAGCACAGCTTCGCAGCCTGCACCAGTTGGCGCGGGACCACAACAAGCGGATGCTTCTTCATGCCGATTTGGTGCAGGGCCTAAAGAATGATGAATATGCTGCTGAATATTTGTGTCAGGAGATTAAGCCGTTCGGTATTATTTCGACCCGATCCGGTGTGATTGCGACCGCCAAAAAAAAGGGGATTCTCGCTGTACAACGGGTATTCATACTAGATACGATTGCGCTGGAAAAAAGCTACGCACTGGTGGAAAAAACGCGACCCGATTACATTGAGGTGCTACCCGGCATCGTGCCGCCATTGATTACAGAGGTCAGTGAACGCACGGGTATTCCCGTCTTGGCAGGAGGGCTGATTCGTACCCCTGAGGATGTGGAAGCAGCGCTCGCTGCCGGAGCTACAGCGGTAACAACTTCTAACAAACAGCTTTTTGAGCATTATAAGCAATAG